The following coding sequences are from one Leptolyngbya sp. NIES-3755 window:
- a CDS encoding S-adenosyl-methyltransferase (similar to AA sequence:cyanobase_aa:LBDG_47890): MSSEFFHIPVLSREVIDGLAVHSGGEYLDATVGGGGHSELILAAAPEVKLTAIDQDEFALSAAREKLGDRVTFHHTNFAEFNPGESKFDGILADLGVSSAQFDIADRGFSFRHEAALDMRMNQQQELTAAEIINHWEESKLADIFYTYGEERLSRRIARRIVEKRPFKTTTELADAIAGSVPKQYRYGRIHPATRVFQGLRIAVNRELEVLETFMQKAPTWLKPGGRLAIISFHSLEDRIVKHRMKESEILTVITKKPIIAQEDEIRENVRSRSAKLRIAERKS; the protein is encoded by the coding sequence ATGAGTTCTGAGTTTTTCCACATCCCTGTGCTGAGTCGCGAAGTGATCGACGGATTGGCGGTTCACAGCGGAGGAGAGTATCTGGATGCCACGGTTGGCGGGGGTGGACATAGTGAACTCATTTTGGCAGCGGCTCCAGAAGTGAAATTAACGGCGATCGACCAAGATGAATTTGCTCTGTCAGCCGCACGAGAAAAGTTAGGCGATCGAGTGACATTCCACCATACGAATTTTGCAGAATTCAACCCAGGAGAAAGTAAATTCGATGGAATCTTGGCAGATCTGGGTGTGAGTTCGGCTCAGTTTGATATTGCCGATCGAGGTTTCAGTTTCCGACATGAAGCCGCGCTCGATATGCGAATGAATCAGCAGCAGGAATTAACGGCAGCCGAAATTATTAATCATTGGGAAGAGTCGAAGTTAGCCGACATCTTTTATACCTATGGAGAAGAACGGCTTTCGAGACGAATTGCGCGACGGATTGTAGAAAAGCGACCGTTTAAAACCACAACAGAATTGGCAGATGCGATCGCAGGATCAGTTCCCAAACAATATCGCTATGGTCGAATTCATCCCGCAACTCGTGTGTTTCAAGGGCTGAGAATTGCTGTGAATCGAGAGCTTGAAGTTTTAGAAACGTTCATGCAAAAAGCACCGACTTGGTTAAAACCTGGAGGAAGACTCGCGATCATTAGTTTTCACAGTTTAGAAGATCGGATTGTGAAACATCGAATGAAAGAATCCGAGATTTTGACCGTGATTACGAAAAAGCCAATCATTGCTCAGGAAGATGAGATTCGAGAGAATGTAAGATCTCGATCGGCAAAATTACGGATTGCAGAACGGAAAAGCTAA
- a CDS encoding NAD(P)H-quinone oxidoreductase subunit H (similar to AA sequence:cyanobase_aa:LBDG_47900), protein MAMIETKTEPMVLNMGPHHPSMHGVMRLIVTLDGENVVDCEPVIGYLHRGMEKIAENRTTIMFVPYVSRWDYAAGMFNEAIVVNAVEKLAGIDVPKRASYLRVIMLELNRIANHLLWLGPFMADVGAQTPFFYIFRERELIYDLWEAVAGYRMINHNYFRIGGLAADVPYGWVDKCADFCDYFMPKVDEYERLITENPIFRRRVDGVGVITREDAINWSLSGPMLRASGVKWDLRKVDHYESYDDFDWDVHWETAGDCYARYIVRIREMRESVKIIRQALKALPGGPFENLEAKRMAEGPKSEWNGPDYQFLAKKLAPTFKIPKGEHYVRLESGKGELGVYIIGDDNVFPWRFKVRAADFNNVQILPYLVKGMKVADIVTILGSIDIIMGSVDR, encoded by the coding sequence ATGGCAATGATCGAAACCAAGACAGAACCCATGGTACTTAACATGGGTCCGCACCATCCCTCGATGCACGGGGTGATGCGCCTAATCGTCACGCTCGACGGCGAGAACGTGGTCGATTGTGAACCTGTAATTGGCTATCTCCACCGTGGCATGGAGAAAATCGCCGAAAACCGCACAACGATTATGTTTGTGCCGTATGTTAGCCGCTGGGACTACGCAGCGGGAATGTTCAACGAAGCGATCGTGGTTAACGCGGTCGAAAAACTAGCCGGAATTGATGTTCCCAAACGTGCAAGCTACCTGCGCGTGATCATGCTGGAACTCAACCGCATCGCCAATCACCTCCTATGGCTTGGTCCGTTCATGGCAGATGTCGGTGCACAAACTCCGTTCTTCTACATCTTCCGCGAACGCGAACTGATCTATGACTTGTGGGAAGCTGTTGCTGGCTACCGCATGATCAACCACAACTATTTCCGTATCGGCGGTCTGGCAGCAGATGTACCCTACGGTTGGGTAGACAAGTGCGCCGACTTCTGTGATTACTTCATGCCGAAAGTCGATGAATATGAGCGCTTGATTACTGAAAATCCGATCTTCCGTCGTCGTGTCGATGGCGTTGGGGTGATTACTCGCGAAGATGCGATTAACTGGAGCTTGTCTGGTCCGATGCTGCGGGCTTCGGGCGTGAAGTGGGATTTACGGAAAGTTGACCACTACGAAAGCTACGATGATTTTGATTGGGATGTGCATTGGGAAACAGCAGGGGACTGCTATGCGCGGTATATTGTGCGAATCCGGGAAATGCGCGAATCCGTCAAGATTATTCGACAAGCCTTGAAAGCACTTCCGGGCGGTCCGTTCGAGAACTTGGAAGCGAAACGGATGGCAGAAGGACCGAAATCTGAATGGAATGGTCCAGACTATCAGTTCCTTGCCAAGAAGCTTGCACCGACATTCAAAATTCCGAAGGGCGAACACTATGTGCGTCTAGAAAGCGGAAAAGGCGAACTGGGTGTATACATCATTGGTGATGATAATGTCTTCCCGTGGCGGTTCAAAGTGCGGGCAGCAGACTTCAACAATGTCCAGATTCTCCCTTACTTGGTGAAGGGCATGAAGGTGGCAGATATTGTCACGATTCTCGGTAGTATCGACATCATTATGGGGTCAGTCGATCGCTAA
- a CDS encoding hypothetical protein (hypothetical protein L8106_26932;~similar to AA sequence:cyanobase_aa:LBDG_47910) translates to MKYQEQLTPWVVYQITPDLQRQVVIRFRRRNDADSYLKVLTQTRPTAKFIVAFDAPPVPAQSTTGEAALV, encoded by the coding sequence ATGAAGTACCAAGAGCAGCTAACTCCCTGGGTCGTTTATCAAATCACCCCCGACCTGCAACGCCAAGTCGTGATTCGGTTCCGTCGTCGTAACGATGCAGATTCTTATTTGAAAGTGTTGACTCAGACTCGCCCAACTGCGAAGTTTATCGTCGCGTTTGATGCCCCTCCGGTTCCAGCGCAATCCACCACAGGTGAAGCAGCATTAGTCTAG
- a CDS encoding hypothetical protein (hypothetical protein L8106_17747;~similar to AA sequence:cyanobase_aa:LBDG_47920) translates to MFAQENQFVDDSSPLYNFISQRIRDVERIPFAEFMDLALYCPQLGYYARPREKIGAQGDFFTSPHLSFDFGELVAEQLAEMWQVLGQPNPFTIVELGAGQGLLAADVLRYLDRQYPDCFNCLTYVIGEKAAAHVVEQRHRLRRWTEAGVRIEWKTIEEISDNSITGCAFSNELIDAFPVHLVEVRDRTLKEIYVQLEENRFAETIGDLSTERLADYFKFIGVDILNYADGYRTEVNLAALDWVETIAQKIDRGFVLTIDYGYPANRYYNPMRSQGTLQCYYQHSHHNDPYIYVGEQDITAHVDFTALQLAGERSGLRTEGFTQQGLFLMSLGLGDRLMQNTQTETTSTQDLQNRLQRRDALHQLMNPMGLGGFGVLIQSRNLSQTIQLKGLMQL, encoded by the coding sequence ATGTTTGCTCAAGAGAATCAATTTGTGGACGATTCGAGTCCACTTTACAATTTCATATCACAGAGAATTCGTGATGTAGAGCGAATTCCATTTGCAGAATTTATGGATTTGGCGTTGTATTGTCCGCAGTTGGGCTACTACGCGAGACCACGAGAAAAAATTGGGGCGCAGGGGGATTTTTTCACCTCGCCTCATTTGTCGTTTGATTTTGGCGAGTTGGTTGCGGAACAGTTGGCGGAGATGTGGCAGGTTTTGGGACAGCCTAATCCGTTTACGATCGTAGAATTAGGCGCAGGACAGGGATTACTCGCGGCAGACGTGTTGCGGTATCTCGATCGTCAATATCCTGATTGTTTTAATTGCCTCACGTATGTAATTGGTGAAAAGGCTGCCGCGCATGTAGTAGAGCAGCGTCATCGATTACGACGTTGGACTGAGGCGGGAGTGCGGATCGAATGGAAAACGATCGAAGAAATTTCGGATAATTCGATCACAGGTTGCGCGTTCTCGAATGAATTAATCGATGCGTTTCCAGTTCATTTGGTTGAAGTCCGCGATCGTACTCTCAAAGAGATCTACGTTCAGCTTGAAGAGAATCGATTTGCCGAAACAATTGGCGATCTTTCGACTGAGCGATTAGCCGATTACTTTAAATTCATTGGCGTTGACATCCTGAACTACGCAGATGGATATCGAACTGAGGTGAATCTAGCAGCATTGGATTGGGTTGAAACGATCGCACAAAAGATCGATCGTGGATTTGTTTTAACGATCGACTATGGCTATCCCGCAAATCGGTACTACAATCCGATGCGATCGCAAGGAACTCTACAGTGCTATTACCAGCACAGCCACCACAATGATCCATATATATATGTAGGAGAGCAGGACATTACCGCTCATGTAGATTTCACCGCACTGCAATTGGCAGGAGAGCGATCGGGATTGAGAACCGAAGGCTTTACGCAGCAAGGGCTGTTTTTGATGTCGTTGGGATTAGGCGATCGATTGATGCAAAATACGCAAACAGAAACCACCAGCACCCAGGATTTACAAAACCGACTGCAACGCCGCGACGCACTACATCAGTTGATGAATCCGATGGGGCTGGGTGGCTTTGGTGTTCTGATTCAAAGTAGAAACTTGAGTCAAACGATTCAATTAAAGGGATTGATGCAGCTTTGA
- a CDS encoding rare lipoprotein A-like double-psi beta-barrel (similar to AA sequence:cyanobase_aa:LBDG_47930), which yields MNQKLISGLTAALLATSTIGVASVLAESTPAANQGSTEPETPRPSSPQSRDVVKLGEQQNTQAEDSVATIHSHEVNGRKAATLYVRNIPVLTFVGQSRNSSSEVKVGEVQATPTSTQAAKLKYGATTPVQSGAPVESSTQPRQNSSNPSTDPIARANAIAARLNQLERDGVDARNITVRWNETKSGDQFVIEANKKTIVAVDPQTMLPDTTRNPEQDALQVANRLRRLLGNAEPLRSVANRPRRAPQEVALGPIRFRVTGMASWYGPGFHGNMSASGERFDQNALTAAHRTLPFGTVVQVTNLDNGRTVSVRINDRGPFSGGRVIDLSAGAARVLGLMDSGVAPVRLEIRDSRRVAGN from the coding sequence ATGAACCAGAAATTGATTAGCGGTTTGACTGCCGCGCTACTGGCTACCAGTACGATCGGAGTCGCTTCTGTCCTCGCAGAATCTACTCCGGCAGCCAACCAAGGATCTACGGAGCCTGAAACTCCCCGACCGTCTTCCCCTCAGTCGCGTGATGTGGTGAAGCTCGGTGAACAACAAAATACGCAAGCTGAAGACTCTGTCGCGACCATCCACTCGCACGAAGTCAACGGGCGCAAAGCCGCCACCCTCTATGTCCGAAATATCCCGGTTCTCACATTTGTCGGTCAGTCCCGCAACTCATCCTCCGAAGTGAAAGTCGGAGAAGTGCAGGCGACTCCTACCTCTACCCAAGCCGCGAAGCTCAAGTACGGTGCTACTACCCCAGTTCAATCCGGTGCCCCGGTCGAATCTAGCACCCAGCCGCGCCAGAATTCTTCCAATCCATCCACTGACCCGATCGCTAGAGCCAATGCGATCGCAGCCCGCTTAAACCAACTCGAACGGGATGGCGTTGATGCCCGCAATATCACGGTTCGATGGAACGAAACCAAGTCCGGCGATCAGTTCGTGATCGAGGCAAACAAAAAAACGATCGTTGCGGTCGATCCCCAGACGATGCTTCCTGATACGACTCGCAACCCAGAACAAGACGCGCTCCAAGTAGCGAATCGTCTCCGTCGCTTACTCGGCAATGCTGAACCTTTGCGCTCTGTTGCGAACCGCCCAAGACGTGCGCCTCAAGAGGTTGCACTCGGTCCCATCCGATTCCGGGTAACGGGAATGGCATCCTGGTACGGTCCTGGTTTCCACGGCAATATGAGCGCAAGTGGTGAACGGTTTGACCAAAATGCGCTCACTGCGGCTCATAGAACACTTCCATTCGGCACAGTTGTGCAAGTGACCAATCTCGATAACGGTCGCACAGTCTCGGTACGGATCAACGATCGAGGACCTTTCTCCGGAGGTCGCGTGATTGATCTGTCCGCAGGTGCGGCTCGTGTTCTCGGCTTGATGGATAGCGGCGTTGCTCCCGTTCGCTTGGAAATCAGAGATTCGAGACGGGTTGCAGGCAACTAG
- a CDS encoding phosphoribosylformylglycinamidine cyclo-ligase (similar to AA sequence:cyanobase_aa:LBDG_47940), translating into MQIKSVGMDYREAGVDVEAGRAFVDRIRDSVKRTYRSEVLGGLGGFSGLFQLPSGYQEPVLVSGTDGVGTKLKLAHQLDIHNTVGIDLVAMCVNDVLTCGAEPLFFLDYVATGKLLPEQLAGVVEGIAQGCEASGCALLGGETAEMPGFYQQNEYDLAGFCVGIVEKSQILNGSQVKIGDIAIALPSSGVHSNGFSLVRKIVIDRGFDWSDRPSGLSGATLGEVLLTPTQIYVKPILAALKAGIEIHGMAHITGGGLPENLPRCLGLNQTIEIDPNSWEILPIFHWLASEGKVSPNAMFNTFNMGVGFVVIVPSESVDQALEFFQTEGLRASQIGTVVPGSGELLGLPE; encoded by the coding sequence TTGCAGATCAAATCGGTTGGCATGGATTATCGGGAAGCGGGCGTAGATGTTGAGGCGGGACGGGCGTTTGTCGATCGCATTCGCGATTCTGTCAAGCGTACATACCGTTCTGAGGTTTTAGGCGGGTTAGGTGGATTTAGCGGTTTGTTCCAGTTGCCTTCTGGGTATCAAGAGCCTGTACTTGTTTCAGGAACGGATGGTGTTGGGACGAAGCTAAAACTGGCACATCAATTGGACATTCACAACACGGTTGGAATCGATTTGGTGGCGATGTGTGTGAATGATGTCCTGACTTGTGGGGCTGAACCGCTGTTTTTCCTCGATTATGTTGCGACTGGAAAATTGCTACCGGAACAGCTTGCAGGAGTCGTAGAAGGAATTGCTCAGGGATGTGAGGCTTCTGGGTGTGCGCTGTTGGGTGGCGAAACTGCGGAAATGCCTGGATTCTACCAGCAGAATGAATATGATTTGGCGGGATTTTGTGTCGGAATTGTTGAGAAAAGCCAGATTTTGAATGGCTCGCAAGTGAAGATTGGGGATATTGCGATCGCGCTTCCAAGTTCTGGAGTTCACAGTAACGGATTTAGCTTGGTAAGGAAAATTGTGATCGATCGGGGCTTCGACTGGAGCGATCGACCCTCAGGACTTAGTGGCGCAACCTTGGGAGAAGTTTTACTGACACCAACTCAAATTTATGTGAAACCAATTCTCGCGGCGTTGAAAGCTGGAATTGAAATTCATGGAATGGCTCACATTACTGGGGGTGGCTTGCCTGAGAATTTACCTCGGTGTTTGGGTCTGAATCAGACGATCGAAATTGATCCGAACTCATGGGAGATTCTACCGATTTTCCATTGGTTAGCAAGTGAGGGAAAAGTCTCACCCAATGCCATGTTCAATACCTTTAATATGGGAGTTGGATTTGTGGTAATTGTTCCGAGTGAGAGTGTCGATCAAGCTTTAGAGTTTTTCCAAACTGAAGGGTTGAGAGCTTCTCAAATTGGAACGGTTGTACCGGGATCTGGTGAATTATTAGGATTGCCTGAATAA
- a CDS encoding dimethyladenosine transferase KsgA (similar to AA sequence:cyanobase_aa:LBDG_47950), with protein sequence MPKARKQFGQHWLKSEKALNKIVSSAELTERDRILEIGPGTGILTRQLLTQAGAVISVEIDRDLCPILVQKFGKNENFLLLQGDFLTIDIDELLEPFPAFQNPRKVVANIPYNITGPILEKLLGTIADPNVKPFDSIVLLLQKEVALRICANSNSSHYGALSIRVQYLADAEFICDVPSKAFSPPPKVDSAVIRLKPRAIDNPANDPRKLAMLIKLGFSSRRKMLRNNLKSVIEVEELNALLEQLNINSQARAEDLSVREWIELSNAFVNDKSAHSTL encoded by the coding sequence GTGCCAAAAGCAAGAAAACAATTTGGTCAACATTGGCTAAAAAGCGAAAAAGCATTGAATAAAATTGTCAGTTCTGCGGAATTGACAGAAAGAGATCGTATTCTCGAAATTGGTCCCGGAACGGGTATTCTCACGCGGCAATTGTTAACACAAGCGGGCGCAGTGATTTCCGTTGAAATCGATCGAGATCTGTGTCCGATTTTGGTTCAGAAATTTGGGAAGAACGAAAATTTCCTATTACTTCAAGGCGATTTTCTTACGATCGATATTGATGAATTATTAGAACCGTTTCCCGCGTTTCAAAATCCTCGAAAAGTTGTTGCGAATATTCCTTACAACATTACGGGACCGATTTTAGAGAAATTATTGGGCACGATCGCTGATCCAAACGTGAAGCCATTTGACTCGATCGTATTATTGCTTCAGAAAGAAGTTGCTCTACGAATTTGTGCAAATTCAAATTCTTCTCACTACGGCGCATTATCGATCAGAGTTCAGTATCTAGCCGACGCGGAATTTATTTGTGATGTGCCATCGAAAGCATTTTCGCCACCTCCGAAAGTCGATTCTGCTGTGATTCGATTGAAACCGAGAGCGATCGACAATCCTGCAAACGATCCTCGAAAATTAGCAATGTTGATTAAACTCGGCTTTTCCAGTCGGCGGAAAATGCTGCGAAATAATTTGAAAAGCGTGATTGAAGTTGAAGAATTAAACGCTTTACTTGAGCAATTAAATATCAACTCTCAGGCACGAGCAGAAGATTTAAGCGTTCGAGAATGGATCGAGTTAAGTAATGCGTTTGTTAATGACAAGTCCGCTCATAGTACCCTCTAA
- a CDS encoding hypothetical protein (hypothetical protein MicvaDRAFT_4513;~similar to AA sequence:cyanobase_aa:LBDG_47960) codes for MKKLLGLFSLAIVALMVAVKTGYAQDLPLVGLLFDGRSAGDSRQAPVSLVGIRFTGECPGGVSPETRARFFSKSTRPAPELRAVVRNTTFGFAGEQKPFTDREYFNGDVSEGFVIRFGDRHEGRFLAVRPGENQFEYAIRRGNQPIETGKFSATFDSQTVEQDRSARLVWRETKYCVRYEKRRCVKEQVRGYYERTCH; via the coding sequence ATGAAGAAACTTTTAGGCTTGTTTAGTTTAGCGATCGTTGCGTTGATGGTTGCGGTGAAGACCGGGTACGCGCAGGACTTACCGCTGGTCGGACTTTTATTTGATGGTCGAAGCGCAGGAGATTCGCGTCAGGCTCCGGTTTCTTTAGTCGGAATTCGATTTACAGGTGAATGTCCGGGCGGAGTGTCACCTGAGACTAGAGCCAGATTTTTCTCGAAATCGACTCGCCCTGCACCCGAATTACGGGCAGTGGTTAGAAATACGACGTTTGGATTTGCGGGAGAACAGAAACCCTTTACCGATCGAGAATATTTTAACGGCGATGTGTCTGAAGGGTTTGTGATTCGATTTGGCGATCGACATGAAGGTAGATTCCTTGCGGTTCGACCGGGTGAGAATCAGTTTGAATATGCAATCAGACGAGGAAATCAACCGATCGAAACTGGAAAGTTTTCGGCAACCTTTGACAGCCAAACTGTTGAGCAAGACCGCTCAGCGAGATTAGTTTGGAGAGAAACAAAATATTGCGTGAGATATGAAAAGAGACGGTGTGTAAAAGAACAAGTTAGAGGGTACTATGAGCGGACTTGTCATTAA
- a CDS encoding 4-diphosphocytidyl-2-C-methyl-D-erythritol kinase (similar to AA sequence:cyanobase_aa:LBDG_47970): MRSYSLIAPAKINLYLQIVGDRPDGFHELIMVLQSIELADRVTVRSRSVEGIQVHCDNAAVPVDHTNLAYRAAELMMLEFPEVYARFGGVEIDLQKRIPMGAGLAGGSSNAAAVLVGIDLMWSLGLTQSELQDLGAKLGSDIPFCISGGTALATGRGEKLAPLTGLDSFYVVLAKYRDLPVSTPWAYQTYRKNFGETYPKTSQEIEAKKARSREILNAIAHHDFKQIGQNLHNDLEKVVLPEFEKVQQLRDQFARLNPIGTMMSGSGSTVFALTESRSQAEEIKNAMRSNIPDSDLDLWVTKLSQCGVHLANH; encoded by the coding sequence ATGCGATCGTATTCTCTAATTGCACCTGCCAAAATTAATCTCTATTTGCAAATTGTGGGTGATCGTCCCGATGGATTCCACGAACTGATTATGGTGCTGCAAAGTATTGAACTGGCTGATCGAGTCACAGTACGATCGCGTTCGGTGGAAGGAATTCAAGTGCATTGCGATAACGCTGCGGTTCCAGTGGATCACACGAATTTGGCGTATCGAGCAGCAGAACTGATGATGCTCGAATTTCCAGAAGTTTATGCAAGATTTGGTGGAGTCGAAATCGATTTGCAGAAACGAATTCCGATGGGTGCTGGATTGGCAGGCGGATCGAGTAATGCGGCTGCGGTTCTGGTTGGAATTGATCTGATGTGGAGCTTAGGTTTGACGCAATCAGAACTGCAAGATTTGGGAGCAAAACTTGGATCAGATATTCCATTTTGCATCTCAGGAGGAACGGCGCTGGCAACTGGAAGAGGCGAAAAACTTGCACCGTTAACCGGGTTAGATAGCTTCTATGTGGTGTTAGCTAAATATCGAGATTTGCCTGTTTCAACACCTTGGGCTTATCAAACTTATCGTAAAAACTTTGGTGAGACTTATCCGAAAACGTCACAGGAAATTGAAGCGAAAAAAGCTCGATCGAGAGAAATCCTGAATGCGATCGCACATCACGATTTCAAGCAAATCGGTCAGAATTTGCACAACGATTTAGAAAAAGTTGTTTTACCCGAATTCGAGAAAGTTCAACAGCTACGAGATCAGTTTGCTCGATTAAATCCAATTGGCACGATGATGTCTGGATCAGGCTCGACCGTGTTTGCATTAACAGAATCGCGATCGCAAGCTGAAGAAATTAAAAATGCAATGCGATCGAATATTCCTGACTCAGACCTCGATCTTTGGGTGACAAAACTTAGTCAGTGCGGCGTACATTTAGCAAATCATTAG
- a CDS encoding hypothetical protein (hypothetical protein slr0438;~similar to AA sequence:cyanobase_aa:LBDG_16480) — protein MSDSPKTETNQMPTPLRCFIGAILAGIMAYGLYNMTSAIGLSFATKPIQADSLVVYRISSAVRTLVVGMSAMGTGIFGLATLGLFGLGVQLIFQKPENQSEK, from the coding sequence ATGTCAGATTCTCCTAAAACTGAAACAAATCAAATGCCAACTCCATTGCGCTGTTTTATTGGTGCAATTTTGGCAGGGATTATGGCTTATGGACTTTACAACATGACGAGCGCGATCGGGCTTTCATTCGCAACAAAACCGATTCAGGCTGATAGTTTAGTTGTTTACCGAATTTCTTCTGCGGTTAGAACTTTGGTGGTTGGAATGAGTGCGATGGGTACGGGAATTTTTGGACTTGCCACACTTGGATTATTTGGATTAGGAGTTCAATTGATTTTTCAAAAACCTGAGAATCAATCTGAAAAATAG
- a CDS encoding dihydroxy-acid dehydratase (similar to AA sequence:cyanobase_aa:LBDG_53280): protein MPENLRSQAITQGVQRSPNRAMLRAVGFSDNDFTKPIVGVASAHSTITPCNMGIAPLATEAETGIRAAGGMPQIFGTITVSDGISMGTEGMKYSLVSRDVIADSIETACNAQSMDGVLAIGGCDKNMPGAMIAMARMNIPAVFVYGGTIKPGHLDGQDLTVVSSFEAVGQYSAGRIEESMLYAVERSACPGAGSCGGMFTANTMSSAFEAMGMSLMYSSTMSAVDPEKAENTALAGKVLVEAIRNQILPRDIITRKSIENAISVIMAVGGSTNAVLHFLAIAHSAGVPLTIDDFEVIRERVPVLCDLKPSGRYVATDLHRAGGIPQVMKMLLAHGLIHGDCLTVTGETIEERLKDIPEEPRADQDVIRPWNNPMYATGHLAILKGNLALEGSVAKITGVKNPKITGPARVFESEEDCLTAILANKINAGDVLVIRYEGPKGGPGMREMLAPTSAIIGAGLGDSVGLITDGRFSGGTYGMVVGHVAPEAFVGGTIALVQEGDEITIDAHARLLQLNVPEEELEKRRAAWQPPAPRYTRGVLAKYAKLVSSSSLGAVTDRGLD, encoded by the coding sequence ATGCCCGAAAATCTAAGAAGTCAAGCCATTACACAAGGCGTTCAGCGCTCTCCTAATCGCGCAATGTTACGTGCTGTCGGATTTAGCGATAACGATTTCACCAAGCCGATTGTCGGTGTTGCCAGCGCTCACAGTACGATTACTCCCTGCAACATGGGGATTGCACCGCTCGCAACCGAAGCCGAAACTGGAATTCGAGCAGCAGGTGGAATGCCTCAGATATTTGGCACGATTACGGTGAGCGATGGGATCTCGATGGGAACCGAGGGCATGAAGTATTCGCTCGTGTCGCGAGATGTGATTGCAGATTCGATCGAGACTGCCTGTAATGCTCAGAGTATGGACGGAGTTTTAGCGATCGGCGGTTGCGATAAGAATATGCCGGGAGCAATGATCGCAATGGCTCGGATGAATATTCCGGCGGTTTTCGTCTACGGTGGCACGATTAAACCGGGACATTTGGACGGGCAAGATTTAACGGTTGTCAGTTCGTTTGAAGCGGTTGGACAGTACAGCGCAGGTCGAATCGAAGAGTCGATGCTGTATGCGGTCGAGCGAAGTGCTTGTCCGGGTGCGGGTTCCTGTGGGGGAATGTTTACCGCAAATACAATGTCCTCTGCATTTGAAGCGATGGGCATGAGTTTGATGTATTCCTCAACGATGTCCGCTGTTGATCCTGAGAAAGCGGAGAATACGGCACTCGCTGGAAAAGTTTTAGTCGAGGCGATTCGGAATCAGATTCTGCCGCGTGACATTATTACTCGGAAGTCGATCGAGAATGCAATTTCGGTCATTATGGCGGTTGGCGGATCGACGAATGCGGTATTGCACTTTTTAGCGATCGCACATTCTGCGGGTGTTCCTTTAACGATCGATGATTTTGAAGTGATTCGCGAACGGGTTCCAGTCTTGTGCGATCTCAAACCGTCGGGGCGCTATGTGGCAACAGATTTACACCGAGCAGGCGGAATTCCGCAGGTGATGAAAATGCTGTTAGCACATGGATTGATTCACGGCGATTGTTTAACTGTTACTGGGGAAACGATCGAGGAACGGCTCAAAGATATTCCTGAAGAACCGAGAGCCGATCAAGATGTGATTCGTCCTTGGAACAATCCGATGTACGCGACTGGACACTTGGCGATTCTGAAAGGGAATCTAGCACTTGAAGGATCAGTCGCGAAAATCACAGGCGTGAAGAATCCGAAGATTACGGGACCTGCACGAGTGTTTGAATCTGAGGAAGACTGTTTAACTGCGATTTTGGCAAACAAGATCAATGCAGGTGATGTCCTCGTGATTCGTTATGAAGGACCAAAAGGCGGTCCGGGAATGCGGGAAATGCTGGCTCCAACTTCTGCAATTATTGGTGCAGGATTAGGCGATTCGGTTGGATTAATCACCGATGGGCGGTTCTCTGGTGGAACATACGGAATGGTGGTCGGTCACGTTGCACCAGAAGCTTTTGTTGGAGGAACGATCGCATTAGTGCAAGAAGGCGATGAAATTACGATCGATGCTCACGCCCGCTTGCTGCAATTGAATGTGCCCGAAGAAGAATTAGAAAAGCGTCGGGCTGCGTGGCAACCTCCTGCACCGAGATATACCAGAGGCGTTTTGGCGAAATATGCCAAACTGGTTTCTTCGAGTAGCTTGGGTGCAGTCACCGATCGAGGTTTGGATTAA